The Asterias amurensis chromosome 21, ASM3211899v1 genome has a segment encoding these proteins:
- the LOC139953085 gene encoding probable vesicular acetylcholine transporter-B isoform X3 has protein sequence MDMESAKEKMENAKETMSEFLGTAKMRIKNPAAQRRFILVIVCVALLLDNMLYMVIVPVIPDYLRSIGAWDKIIATAEPIYSNISNTTINSTAEPNVIYENEDIYVGLLFASKALVQLLINPFSGTLIDKIGYDIPMVIGLSILFIATTIFAFGTSYGVLFMARSMQGVGSAFADTSGLAMIADRFQVESERTRALGIALAFISFGCLVAPPFGGVLYEFVGKKMPFITLALIAVVDGLLLLFVIKPYSDRRWQMPKGTPIYKLIVDPYIAVVAGALSMSNVSLAFLEPTISIWMKDTMQAVTWQTGIIWLPAFIPHVFGVVMTVKLASRYPHYQWLYAAIGLVVIGLCTFIVPACETFGVLIIPLCGICYGVALVDTSLLPTLGFLVDVRYVSVYGSVYAIADISYCLAYAIGPILAGQIVQSLGFTNLNVFIGVLNIAYAPVLIVLRKVYDLKPMQFEDTVLLTDEPATGLYDTVKAEAKREAKEGDKFYVNHNAFRMHKVNGNVPNGNVVDSDDASSTDSRHLTTGRPSNVINRTEDNVRSAIAHQHGYGAFADHDD, from the coding sequence ATGGATATGGAGTCAGCTAAAGAGAAGATGGAGAATGCCAAAGAGACAATGTCTGAGTTTCTAGGGACAGCTAAGATGCGTATTAAGAATCCAGCTGCACAGCGTCGGTTTATTCTAGTCATCGTCTGTGTAGCCCTCCTCCTTGATAACATGCTCTACATGGTGATCGTACCAGTGATACCAGACTACTTAAGATCTATCGGAGCATGGGATAAAATCATCGCTACAGCTGAACCCATCTATAGTAATATCAGTAATACAACCATTAACTCCACCGCTGAACCTAATGTGATTTACGAGAATGAGGATATCTACGTTGGATTACTGTTTGCCTCTAAGGCCTTGGTTCAACTCCTGATCAACCCCTTCTCTGGTACTCTTATTGATAAGATTGGCTATGATATCCCAATGGTAATCGGACTAAGCATCCTCTTCATAGCAACCACCATATTTGCTTTTGGTACCTCCTATGGCGTGTTGTTCATGGCGAGGAGCATGCAAGGTGTGGGGTCTGCATTCGCTGATACATCTGGTCTTGCCATGATCGCTGATCGCTTCCAAGTCGAGAGTGAACGTACCCGAGCTCTTGGCATTGCCCTTGCGTTCATCTCATTCGGCTGCCTCGTAGCACCTCCTTTTGGCGGGGTACTGTACGAATTCGTCGGGAAGAAAATGCCATTTATAACTCTGGCCTTAATTGCTGTTGTTGATGGCCTACTTCTACTGTTCGTTATTAAACCCTACAGTGATCGTCGTTGGCAAATGCCCAAAGGTACCCCTATCTACAAGCTCATCGTTGACCCATACATTGCTGTCGTAGCGGGCGCCCTCTCCATGTCCAACGTCTCTTTGGCCTTCCTGGAGCCCACAATATCAATATGGATGAAGGATACCATGCAGGCAGTCACATGGCAGACTGGTATCATTTGGTTACCAGCTTTTATTCCCCATGTCTTCGGTGTCGTTATGACTGTCAAACTTGCCTCCAGATACCCGCACTACCAGTGGCTATATGCCGCTATTGGACTCGTTGTCATCGGTCTTTGTACATTTATAGTCCCTGCTTGTGAGACATTTGGTGTTCTGATCATTCCCCTGTGCGGTATTTGCTATGGAGTAGCTCTCGTAGATACCTCCTTACTACCAACTCTAGGCTTCCTTGTGGATGTACGCTACGTATCAGTGTATGGTAGCGTATACGCCATTGCTGATATATCCTATTGCCTAGCCTATGCCATCGGTCCAATCCTAGCCGGTCAGATTGTTCAAAGTCTCGGCTTCACCAATCTCAACGTCTTTATAGGAGTTCTTAACATCGCGTACGCACCTGTCTTGATTGTTCTACGGAAAGTCTACGACCTGAAACCGATGCAGTTTGAAGATACTGTGCTACTGACGGACGAGCCGGCTACTGGGCTCTACGACACGGTCAAGGCAGAGGCGAAGAGAGAAGCGAAAGAAGGAGATAAGTTCTATGTCAACCATAACGCGTTCAGGATGCATAAAGTCAACGGCAATGTACCGAATGGTAATGTTGTAGATAGTGATGATGCTAGTTCTACAGACAGTAGGCATTTGACTACGGGAAGACCGAGTAATGTTATCAACAGGACTGAGGATAATGTACGAAGTGCTATAGCTCATCAACATGGTTACGGAGCCTTCGCTGATCATGATGATTGA